One genomic segment of Paenibacillus durus includes these proteins:
- a CDS encoding DMT family transporter → MKIIRKIPLAAYAELCAAAMIAGSSVVAGKASALRLPLFVSQTACLAVALLLLIPLALRTHKGTWKVGIRDMLLLLAQAFFGMFLFRVFMLYGLRFASAAEGGMMTSLTPVAVVLLSYILLGEKMTARRGGGILCSLAGIAVIQVPPLLMSGAADGPASVTGMLLLSAAVAGEAALTVLRKMLSPRISSLLGVAYVTFFAFLMFLACSVIELLQSGFPKIGAVDAGIILYYGIFVTALAYVLWFRGVAKVPTGTAAVFTGCIPVSALWLSYTILGEPISLRHLAGTALVFAGILLVSGAPERRSEPRSTAA, encoded by the coding sequence TTGAAAATAATCAGAAAAATCCCGTTAGCCGCTTATGCGGAACTTTGCGCCGCCGCGATGATTGCCGGCAGCTCCGTCGTTGCCGGCAAAGCGTCAGCTCTGCGGCTTCCGCTGTTTGTATCGCAAACGGCCTGCCTTGCCGTCGCTCTGCTCCTTCTGATTCCGCTCGCGCTGCGGACCCATAAAGGTACCTGGAAAGTAGGCATCCGGGACATGCTGCTGCTATTGGCGCAGGCTTTCTTTGGCATGTTCCTCTTTCGGGTATTCATGCTGTATGGACTCCGGTTCGCTTCCGCCGCCGAGGGCGGGATGATGACAAGCCTTACTCCAGTTGCGGTGGTGCTTCTCTCTTACATTTTGTTGGGGGAAAAAATGACCGCGCGGAGAGGGGGCGGAATCCTCTGCTCACTGGCGGGCATAGCGGTCATCCAGGTCCCTCCCCTGCTCATGTCCGGTGCCGCAGACGGGCCGGCTTCGGTAACCGGTATGCTGCTGCTGTCGGCAGCCGTTGCCGGAGAAGCGGCGCTAACCGTACTTCGGAAAATGCTCTCTCCCCGGATATCATCTCTGCTTGGGGTGGCCTATGTAACATTCTTCGCCTTCTTGATGTTTCTGGCTTGCTCCGTCATAGAGCTGCTTCAATCCGGATTTCCGAAAATAGGAGCGGTGGACGCGGGAATTATTCTGTACTACGGCATCTTTGTTACCGCCCTCGCCTATGTGCTGTGGTTCCGGGGAGTGGCCAAGGTGCCGACGGGTACGGCTGCCGTATTCACGGGCTGCATTCCCGTAAGCGCGCTTTGGCTGTCCTATACAATCCTCGGCGAACCGATTTCCCTTCGCCACCTGGCGGGAACGGCGCTGGTATTTGCCGGAATTCTGCTTGTTTCAGGCGCGCCGGAAAGGCGGAGCGAACCCCGTTCTACAGCGGCGTAA
- the pdxR gene encoding MocR-like pyridoxine biosynthesis transcription factor PdxR gives MWITVDKHSSIPMFRQVYLSLRSRILSGELTAGLKLPSTRELASQLVVSRNIILEAYELLLAEGFIVSRSGSGTYVAEGAVMPQALSPPMSSPEASGSPFPAGSQTKAAGTGSEIISFKTGMPDLDLFPRKAWGDLLRNASRDAANSSLGYGDPAGEPRLRSVLSGYLAHTRGVTARPEQLVITSGAVQAIQLAARLLLTSGDEALVEDPTNAELKTILSSTGATVRTLPVDDSGLVTSSLPKQRPPKLIYVTPSHQFPLGGILPIQRRIELIRYARETGSWIIEDDYDSEFRYDGAPVHSLQSLAPEKVFYIGTFSKVMFPALRIGYVVLPLPFIEDFVRLKRLSDYQTPGLTQLSLAQFIEQKGLYSHIYKMKKVYRRRRDMLLESLERHFGGRFRICGRAAGLHLTAEFSFPLPENLPEFFEQEGVYAAILRGNRLVLGYGHLDEGKIREGVQRIKSAIERG, from the coding sequence ATGTGGATCACTGTTGACAAACATTCGAGCATTCCGATGTTCCGTCAGGTTTATCTTTCCTTGCGCAGCCGGATTCTCTCCGGGGAACTGACCGCCGGACTCAAGCTCCCTTCGACCCGTGAGCTGGCCTCCCAGCTCGTTGTATCGCGGAACATCATTCTGGAAGCGTATGAGCTGCTGCTGGCGGAAGGTTTTATCGTCTCACGTTCCGGGTCGGGTACGTACGTTGCGGAAGGTGCGGTCATGCCGCAGGCGCTTTCTCCCCCCATGTCTTCACCTGAAGCCAGCGGGAGCCCGTTCCCTGCCGGTTCGCAAACCAAGGCAGCGGGAACGGGCAGCGAGATCATTTCCTTTAAGACGGGCATGCCTGATCTAGACCTGTTCCCCCGAAAAGCCTGGGGGGATTTACTGCGGAATGCCTCCCGGGATGCGGCAAACTCTTCCCTGGGCTATGGGGACCCCGCCGGCGAACCGCGTCTTAGGTCCGTCTTGTCCGGCTATCTCGCGCACACGCGGGGCGTAACCGCCAGACCCGAGCAGCTGGTGATTACAAGTGGAGCCGTTCAAGCGATACAGCTCGCCGCCAGACTGCTTCTCACTTCCGGGGATGAGGCTCTGGTAGAAGATCCTACAAATGCCGAGCTGAAAACCATTTTGTCGTCCACGGGCGCTACGGTGCGCACTCTTCCGGTCGATGATTCCGGCCTTGTCACCAGCAGTCTGCCGAAGCAGCGCCCGCCCAAGCTGATTTATGTTACGCCGTCCCATCAATTTCCGCTGGGAGGCATCCTGCCTATACAGCGGCGAATTGAGCTTATACGCTATGCCCGGGAAACCGGCAGCTGGATCATAGAAGACGACTACGACAGCGAGTTCAGATACGACGGCGCTCCCGTTCACTCGCTGCAAAGCCTTGCCCCGGAGAAGGTGTTCTATATCGGAACCTTCAGCAAAGTGATGTTTCCCGCTCTGCGGATCGGCTACGTTGTTCTTCCCTTGCCCTTCATTGAAGATTTCGTCCGTCTGAAACGGTTGTCCGATTACCAGACACCGGGGCTTACGCAGCTTTCGCTGGCGCAATTTATTGAGCAAAAAGGATTGTATTCCCATATTTACAAAATGAAAAAAGTGTACCGGCGGCGGCGCGATATGTTGCTGGAAAGCCTGGAACGCCATTTCGGCGGGAGATTCCGCATATGCGGCCGCGCGGCCGGACTTCATCTGACGGCGGAATTTTCCTTTCCGCTGCCGGAAAATTTGCCGGAGTTTTTTGAACAGGAGGGGGTTTATGCAGCTATCCTTAGAGGAAACCGGCTTGTTCTGGGCTATGGACACCTGGATGAAGGAAAGATAAGGGAAGGCGTCCAGCGGATCAAGAGCGCAATAGAACGGGGATGA
- a CDS encoding IS3 family transposase (programmed frameshift) — protein sequence MPTSRRTFTPEEKARIVLEILREEKSISQLASEEGIHPNVLNRWKNEATQNLAQLFVDDRKGITKMKKEYEQQIEDLYAEVGKLTTQLSWLKKKNLADNLSRAERLLLVEYGNAELSIQTQADLLSLNRSSLYYKPVPPSPEEIRLKHRIDELYTRHSFMGYRTIAAIMNREGDAIHPNTVRRYMREMGIMAIFPGPNLSKRDLQHRIYPYLLRKLSITAPDQVWSVDITYIRMKQGWMYLYAVMDWYSRFIVDWQLDQSLEIDFVLETMKRALARRVPSIVNSDQGSHFTSPKYIDLLKEKEIRISMDGKGRATDNIVIERFWRSLKYNEIYINEYGSPRETRQGVGGYIHLHNHYLPHQSLQNHTPAAVYNQEVMLLSTSD from the exons GTGCCAACATCAAGACGAACATTCACGCCGGAAGAAAAAGCACGAATTGTACTAGAGATTCTAAGAGAAGAAAAGTCCATTTCGCAGCTTGCTTCGGAAGAAGGAATCCATCCTAATGTGTTAAATCGCTGGAAGAATGAAGCGACTCAAAATCTGGCTCAGCTCTTTGTAGACGACCGGAAAGGGATCACGAAGATGAAAAAAGAATACGAGCAGCAGATCGAAGACCTCTACGCCGAAGTGGGTAAACTGACCACCCAATTGTCGTGGCTCAA AAAAAAAAATCTGGCCGATAATCTCAGCCGTGCCGAACGGTTGCTCCTCGTCGAGTATGGGAACGCTGAACTTTCCATTCAAACGCAGGCGGACTTGCTCAGCCTGAATCGTTCCAGCCTGTATTACAAGCCGGTCCCTCCCTCCCCGGAGGAAATTCGCCTCAAGCACCGGATTGACGAGCTTTACACCCGCCATTCGTTTATGGGTTACCGGACGATTGCGGCCATCATGAACCGGGAAGGGGATGCTATTCATCCCAACACCGTACGGCGGTATATGCGGGAAATGGGGATCATGGCGATCTTCCCCGGTCCTAACCTGAGTAAGCGAGACCTACAGCACCGGATCTACCCGTATCTGCTGCGCAAGCTGTCGATTACAGCGCCGGATCAGGTCTGGAGTGTCGATATTACCTATATCCGCATGAAACAGGGCTGGATGTATCTGTATGCCGTCATGGACTGGTATTCGCGCTTCATTGTGGACTGGCAACTGGATCAAAGTCTGGAAATTGACTTTGTCCTGGAAACCATGAAACGCGCCTTGGCCCGTCGTGTTCCGTCCATCGTGAACAGCGACCAGGGCAGCCACTTCACCAGTCCCAAGTACATTGATCTGCTCAAGGAAAAGGAGATTCGGATCAGCATGGACGGGAAGGGCCGAGCGACAGACAATATTGTCATTGAGCGCTTTTGGCGCAGCCTAAAGTACAACGAAATTTACATCAACGAGTATGGCAGTCCAAGAGAGACCCGGCAGGGTGTAGGAGGATATATCCATTTGCATAATCACTACCTGCCTCATCAGTCCCTGCAAAACCATACGCCGGCTGCTGTGTATAACCAGGAGGTCATGCTTTTATCCACAAGTGATTAA